In Halovivax gelatinilyticus, the following are encoded in one genomic region:
- a CDS encoding ABC transporter substrate-binding protein — protein MARSNANISRRDVMKYGGAAGVGTVIAGCIGGESPDDDAEGEFVYLTTQQPSSIDPARSLDELEGIYNSNVYDPLLRYDDQFPPELTAGVAEDWDLDDDGRTYTFELQDDLEFHNGDPVTADDVAFSIERVMSIREGPSWMWEGLLTEDSATVVDETTVEVELEETFAPFTATMPWLFIVNEDQVLEHEDGGDLGGDWLEDNSAGSGPFELAEYQRGESITLERNDDWWGEFPDGGFAEVTIDIGLEVSTKMGMMRNHDGHLTDRWLAYPNYMELDEADGVSLSETETYNTYYIYMNMLTEPLDDVHVRRAISYAFDYETAMSILGTEDSLNGPLPDAMEHATTDGVHQYEHDLDAAEAELEQSDYDIEDIEVTYVSQPDISANQDIGLMMEDEFSQIGITVNLEDAPWTRIVEMASDPETSPQMFPLWGLIEYDDPDAFLWSMWHSSSVGTYLNGSNYEDDEIDALLQEGRRTIDTDERADIYAEIQQIIAEDAPTLFVANDVTRFGVNSDVSGFADNGIMGYTHQFHNYSQE, from the coding sequence ATGGCAAGGAGCAACGCCAACATTAGTCGCAGAGACGTCATGAAATACGGGGGTGCTGCGGGTGTCGGAACGGTCATCGCGGGGTGCATCGGTGGCGAGTCACCCGACGACGATGCCGAAGGCGAATTCGTCTATCTCACGACCCAGCAACCGAGTTCGATCGACCCTGCGCGTTCACTCGACGAACTGGAGGGGATTTACAACAGCAACGTCTACGACCCGCTCTTGCGGTACGACGATCAGTTCCCGCCGGAACTGACGGCCGGCGTCGCCGAGGACTGGGACTTAGACGACGACGGTCGGACGTACACGTTCGAACTGCAAGACGACCTGGAGTTTCACAACGGCGATCCCGTCACGGCCGACGACGTCGCGTTCTCGATCGAGCGCGTGATGTCGATTCGAGAGGGGCCGTCGTGGATGTGGGAGGGACTGCTCACGGAAGACAGCGCGACCGTCGTCGACGAGACGACGGTCGAAGTCGAACTCGAAGAGACGTTCGCGCCGTTCACCGCGACGATGCCCTGGCTGTTCATCGTCAACGAAGACCAGGTCTTAGAACACGAGGACGGAGGCGACCTCGGCGGCGACTGGCTCGAGGACAACTCCGCGGGAAGCGGCCCGTTCGAACTCGCCGAGTATCAGCGCGGCGAGTCGATCACCCTCGAACGCAACGACGACTGGTGGGGCGAGTTCCCGGACGGCGGGTTCGCCGAGGTGACGATCGACATCGGCCTCGAGGTGTCGACCAAGATGGGCATGATGCGAAATCACGACGGGCACCTGACCGACCGGTGGCTCGCGTATCCGAACTACATGGAGCTTGACGAGGCCGACGGGGTCTCTCTGAGCGAGACGGAGACGTACAACACGTACTACATCTACATGAACATGCTCACCGAGCCGCTAGACGACGTCCACGTCAGGCGGGCGATCTCGTACGCGTTCGATTACGAGACCGCGATGTCGATCCTCGGGACCGAAGACTCGTTGAACGGTCCGCTCCCCGACGCGATGGAGCACGCGACCACCGACGGCGTCCACCAGTACGAACACGATCTGGACGCGGCCGAAGCCGAACTCGAGCAGTCGGACTACGATATCGAGGACATCGAAGTGACGTACGTCTCCCAGCCCGACATTAGCGCCAATCAGGACATCGGCCTGATGATGGAAGACGAGTTCAGCCAGATCGGTATCACGGTCAACTTAGAGGACGCGCCGTGGACGCGCATCGTCGAGATGGCGTCCGATCCCGAAACCTCTCCGCAGATGTTCCCGCTGTGGGGGCTCATCGAGTACGACGATCCCGACGCCTTCCTCTGGAGCATGTGGCACAGCAGCTCCGTCGGCACGTACCTGAACGGATCGAACTACGAGGACGACGAAATCGACGCCCTGCTCCAGGAGGGTCGCCGAACGATCGACACCGACGAGCGAGCCGATATCTACGCCGAGATTCAACAGATCATCGCAGAAGACGCCCCGACGCTGTTCGTCGCGAACGACGTGACGCGATTCGGCGTCAACTCGGACGTCAGCGGCTTCGCCGACAACGGGATCATGGGCTACACGCACCAGTTCCACAACTACTCACAGGAGTGA
- a CDS encoding hydantoinase B/oxoprolinase family protein, translating into MSSTRSSVDPATVEVIRNYLTSAATEMQRTLVRTAYNTIVYEILDFGISLYDAELRLVADSPGLAIFLGSNDEGIEAGVEHVGRENLEPGDVVLCNYPYWSQAHTLDVLVFSPIFVDDELVGFAACRAHWLDLGAKDEGYVLDSSDVYQEGIIFPGTKVYKKGEPDEEILDIIRFNSRIPDKVIGDLNAQIAALRTGATRVGELHERYGTDTVETAIERLFDHGARTAAEAVAALPDGSWTARGYADGIDAGETDVEIVATVTIDGESFAIDLTESADQLETPYNDTGGDALGKLCFKTVTTPEEDSNHGLYEPLSVETRPGSIFEPTEPAPTFVGWTGILAVDVVYEALAKGMPDLVPASSGGDLCSIMLYGNDPETGRAFVEANNEAVGWGATNARDGQNALMHVTETMVQNLPIEVIEQKAPVEIDRLSLRPDSGGPGTNRGGLGIRRDYLVTHPTGGLSIVQKTRTDGWGLDGGEPGAKNVVGLDLDDGWDDRVQILVDNDDLYDAVDDDLKYAGMFRGTFESGEIISNRSGGGGGYGDPFDRDPEAVREDVADGYVSREGAREDYGVAIDDGGEIDREATRSLRDR; encoded by the coding sequence CGCTGTACGACGCGGAGCTTCGGCTGGTCGCCGACTCGCCCGGGCTGGCCATCTTCCTCGGATCGAACGACGAAGGGATCGAGGCGGGCGTCGAGCACGTCGGCCGCGAGAACCTCGAACCGGGCGACGTGGTGCTGTGTAACTACCCCTACTGGTCCCAGGCGCACACGCTCGACGTCCTGGTGTTTTCGCCGATCTTCGTCGACGACGAGCTCGTCGGGTTCGCGGCGTGTCGCGCCCACTGGCTCGATCTGGGCGCCAAGGACGAAGGCTACGTCTTAGACTCGTCCGACGTCTATCAGGAAGGGATCATCTTCCCCGGGACGAAGGTGTACAAGAAGGGAGAACCCGACGAGGAGATTCTCGACATCATCCGCTTTAACTCCCGGATTCCCGACAAGGTGATCGGCGACCTAAACGCCCAGATCGCCGCGCTGCGAACCGGCGCGACCAGGGTTGGCGAGCTCCACGAGCGCTACGGCACCGACACGGTTGAAACGGCGATCGAACGGCTGTTCGACCACGGCGCGCGGACGGCCGCCGAGGCGGTCGCGGCCCTGCCGGACGGATCGTGGACGGCGAGGGGCTACGCGGACGGGATCGACGCCGGCGAGACCGACGTGGAGATCGTCGCCACGGTGACGATCGACGGCGAGTCGTTCGCGATCGACCTCACGGAGTCGGCCGACCAGCTCGAGACGCCGTACAACGACACCGGCGGCGACGCGCTCGGAAAGCTCTGTTTCAAGACCGTCACGACGCCCGAGGAGGACTCGAATCACGGCCTCTACGAGCCGCTTTCCGTCGAAACCAGACCGGGGAGTATCTTCGAACCGACCGAGCCCGCGCCGACGTTCGTCGGCTGGACGGGGATCCTCGCCGTCGACGTCGTCTACGAGGCGCTCGCGAAGGGAATGCCGGATCTCGTTCCGGCGAGCTCCGGCGGCGACCTCTGTAGCATCATGCTCTACGGGAACGATCCGGAGACGGGGCGAGCGTTCGTCGAGGCGAACAACGAGGCCGTCGGCTGGGGGGCGACGAACGCGCGTGACGGGCAAAACGCCCTGATGCACGTCACCGAGACGATGGTGCAGAACCTGCCGATCGAAGTGATAGAGCAGAAGGCGCCGGTCGAGATCGACCGGCTCTCGCTCCGTCCGGACTCGGGCGGCCCCGGCACCAACCGCGGCGGGCTGGGAATTCGGCGCGACTATCTCGTCACCCATCCGACGGGCGGTCTCTCGATCGTCCAGAAGACCAGGACCGACGGCTGGGGACTAGACGGCGGCGAACCCGGCGCGAAGAACGTCGTCGGCCTCGATCTCGACGACGGCTGGGACGACCGGGTCCAGATCCTCGTCGACAACGACGACCTGTACGACGCGGTCGACGACGATCTGAAGTACGCCGGCATGTTCCGCGGCACGTTCGAGTCCGGCGAGATCATCTCGAACCGCTCGGGCGGCGGCGGAGGCTACGGCGATCCGTTCGATCGCGACCCCGAAGCCGTCCGCGAGGACGTCGCCGATGGCTACGTCTCTCGCGAGGGCGCTCGCGAAGACTACGGCGTCGCGATCGACGACGGCGGCGAGATCGACCGCGAGGCGACCCGATCGCTCCGGGATCGGTGA